From a region of the Paenibacillus sp. FSL R10-2734 genome:
- a CDS encoding ArsR family transcriptional regulator: MIKANGEAKFMALYEALASEVRWRIMSLVADNEMNVKEIAAKLELSPSIVTMHIRKLEQAELIGSRRVRQNGGTHKMCFLKQKNIEIELPIARQTPRVREQTISVGHYTSFEVHPTCGLGTREMEIGVWDDPRYFLDPERVNAAILWFGRGYVEYKTPNYLLPDQTPEAIEISMEIASEAPGLRDHWPSDIQFIFNGQTLGTWTSPADFGRAARGIYTPKWWHRNVNQYGLLKTIRIDNAGTYIDEERLSDVTVADLQLREQFWTLRFAVDEKAVNVGGLTLYGAGFGNHDQDIVIRVHLN, encoded by the coding sequence ATGATCAAAGCGAACGGCGAAGCAAAATTCATGGCATTATATGAGGCACTAGCAAGCGAAGTCAGATGGAGAATTATGAGTCTTGTTGCAGATAACGAAATGAATGTGAAGGAGATTGCAGCTAAGTTAGAACTTAGCCCCTCAATAGTCACCATGCACATTCGAAAGCTCGAACAAGCCGAATTAATCGGAAGCCGTAGGGTACGTCAAAACGGAGGAACTCATAAAATGTGCTTCCTTAAACAAAAAAACATTGAGATTGAGCTGCCAATTGCCAGGCAAACTCCTAGGGTCAGAGAGCAAACCATATCTGTCGGTCATTATACCTCGTTTGAAGTTCATCCAACCTGCGGACTAGGCACGCGCGAGATGGAGATAGGGGTTTGGGACGACCCGCGTTACTTTCTCGATCCCGAGCGAGTCAATGCCGCCATTTTGTGGTTCGGGAGAGGTTACGTTGAGTACAAAACGCCTAACTATCTACTTCCTGATCAAACTCCCGAGGCCATCGAAATTTCAATGGAAATAGCTTCTGAAGCGCCAGGCTTGAGAGACCATTGGCCTTCTGATATTCAGTTCATTTTTAACGGCCAGACGCTTGGAACCTGGACCAGCCCAGCAGACTTCGGAAGAGCTGCGCGAGGCATATATACACCGAAATGGTGGCATCGAAATGTAAATCAATACGGATTATTGAAGACGATTCGCATTGACAATGCAGGCACATATATTGATGAAGAGAGGTTGTCGGACGTGACTGTCGCTGATCTTCAGCTACGAGAACAATTCTGGACGCTTCGTTTCGCAGTAGACGAGAAGGCTGTTAACGTTGGCGGATTAACGCTCTATGGGGCTGGATTCGGCAATCATGATCAGGATATTGTAATTCGTGTGCATCTGAACTAA